From one Streptococcus pneumoniae genomic stretch:
- a CDS encoding sialidase domain-containing protein has translation MKSIFDQQRKYSIRKLALGTFSVVIGSVVFGVNTAQAETPAEPGGEALEAKVLDKESSAVTPSTEEKGEATTATSQENTAPVVEKAEEAKLDEKASTPAVEEVKETKEVAPVEDKKEVAETPVSKPTDRASEEPVRKTPTQLGAITNVTVNATNSNIFDVTYETGQKGQVSFYGDHVVRYHVVPGEDEFLEVATPSREDRPANILAKKISDYTSSVAPSLVFNNGNYELSNNAIALFLDKMRSTLKIVDKATGKTVVEEAAPLDLRSSSATQVLKAGEDTEYFGGGTQNGRFTHKGQKIEIANTNNWVDKGVASPNPFYWTTDGYGVLRHTFKPGQYDFEKTESDKVITSHKDSHFDAFYFVNNKPADILRDYYELTGKPVVLPLFALYEGHLNAYNRDTWVEVPEGTYGAVYFEEKGKWYKEYQPGKIPTSLENNPKFKETLNGAPSDANYAFTARAVLDRYKKQDMPIGWMLVNDGYGAGYGQADTLEGNIQNLKEFSDYALERGIKAGLWTQSDLHPKEGVPPLLQRDLPNEVEKGLVRVLKTDVAWVGPGYSFGLNGIADAAKIMTEKGNNARPFIITLDGWGGTQRYGGIWTGDQTGGNWEYIRFHIPTYIGTGLSGQPNVGSDMDGIFGGLNKVVNTRDYQWKTFTPLQLNMDGWGSNPKTPFALDTTTSDINRSYLKMKSALVPYSYSIGHEAADGKPMVRAMFLEFPEEKVNYSNVVKYQFMYGENFLVAPVYKNVQGDEAGNDVRNGIYLPKGAEWIDYFTGKIYQGGRMLNNFETPIWKLPIFVKNGAIIPVTKAHNNPTEIDHSLRQVDFYPHGNTEFTLVEDDGLTQDYLNNKVAKTHITSSLSGTTATLTMEVTNNNYEGFVKEKASQFNVNVSSKPSAVKLLVDGSEKALTEVHTLAEFEAGSNVYFYDARPNLNKFSTEGGAYHNQEIVKNPVLRVKSEKMDVTMHKVQVTVEGFVMNDKVPTPENVIEKAAPTLSNVEDNNTPTTIPLTWTEVEGAKSYDVEVDGILYTNLKGTSFVNEDLEYSTTHNYKVRAVTDAGVTPWSNTITTATKEDPLRLAVRGITATGTHPAHPGYDFKKLVDLDGSTMYHSKWGENSVPETLTFDLKASYDLDKIVYVPRQDGGTNGMITDLTVTYSVDGVHWKRLANPVHWAVDKTSKTITLPEDLEARFVRLNVSAGVGNYVSGTDVVFFQKEGTQKRTVGDVTGDGEIDENDITSFTNYAGLRRGIDSDFEGYVEVADLNSNDVIDAYDIYYATGRIGKGNFKPAKKASGQLTWTMDKEAVHQGEELTLTLTGHNLADVEAINSSFRIDKSKYEVVGGITVDSELSTMTNFSNVRTHGDKSQEAFVILTNTKTAPTISGTRTLATVRLKALVDDTPNFTFENPILVGSNFVPVAAESNSQPEAETRRQVENSRITVTGNDEVYQSGHGVDKLTDGNEATLTELKWDYTPNHVNGKLPDNVTLPQDITFTFDANSPTYLESMEIVKRTPGNGTVTKYKIAAYNGEKKVYESEEMAVDFAAPTITHTFDKVRFVDKVVLTVLEARTSATAVNNRMMTLKEVRFFENTGAVSATKIANANIAVSGNTDVYQAGHGVDKLNDGDANSLTELKWDYAPNHVNGKLPDTVTLPQDITFTVSQDRPTFLAGLKVLKRTPGNGTVTKYRATVYDGDTQVYQSAVVEVPFEDAESSLVFGNGIVKGDRVVLTVLEAKQNASTVNNKMMTLKEVELYELSPEYLPSSLTEPKETPQPDATETPDETTDGVPKDMIAENFKGDEILRREGLTLNDANGKRVDLTEELPKFKNLENSTIHLEFKSDQNPPTLTSLFSISSSSKANEYLTLYVLNGKPGLEARGANGAQFYGSFGDATESIKPGEWNSVTLTVKQPDGDTPGKLSLYVNGILSKEITSTDPIKFIKDLPDGDIAQLGLTHRHTQRVWGSNTDVDRLSIFNRALTPEEVATRSSLYLREDRTSTLAEGAVLTDKADLYKSGLSGRHNARGTYGYRIPTLLVTDKGTLIAGTDDRRLHTADYGDIAMVVRRSEDKGQTWGKIITISDLRNNENASNRNQGAPLNIDMALVQDSETKRIYSLFDMFPEGRAVLGLPQTKEEAYTVVDGKTYLNLYKTGETTPYTIRENGVVYTPAGEATDYRVVVEGKEAAFSDLGDIYLGEELQGNVYFQTNKTSDFRVANHSYIWESHSDDDGKTWSSPRDITPQIKKPWMNFYGIGPGTGIVLREGAHKGRLVIPTYSTNFTGGLGGSQSSRVIYSDDHGMTWQSGEAVNDGRNFNGTTLDSSTMNVAAAQNTEATVVQLNNGDLKLFMRNLTRGVQVATSHDGGETWEPEVERMEDVHDSYVQLAAIHTMHEGKEYVVLTNANGAGNSRTQGTARLARVEEDGSLTWLHHNLIQDGKFAYNSLQEIGPNEYGVLYEHAEGRENEYTISFKKFNWNFLTDGWDTHEKDVYIEKITKVNETVVALTFNEPVLARKSPDLLLENGHRATFVTQYNPTTLIYALSDAGDWNSAIDSKVSGELVNVNNDPIRLKTPLMRHHSVGDSEVPIVDKPMLTVPETPTEPEKHHSLGNESAPTVEVKPSLDLHHSVGNESAPTVEVKPSLDLHHSVGNESAPTVEVKPSLELHHSVGNESAPTVEVKPSLDLHHSVGNESAPTVEKPSLDLHHSVGNESAPTVAVKPSLELHHSVGNESAPTVSKPSLELHHSVGAEPAPTVEKPILELHHSVGAEPAPTVEKPTLELHHSVGSEPAPTVEKPTLELHHSVGDEPAPTVAKPSLELHHSVGDMPAPTVAKPSLELHHSVGDMPAPTVAKPILELHHSVGDVPAPTVSKPILELHHSVGDEPAPTVEKPILELHHSVGAEPAPTVEKPTLELHHSVGAEPAPTVAKSSLETPETPSMEDKMMGLVHEGTQIKVLGMVSSLNGATKLKVRPMTPAGSENQAYDLYDISLYNDKDEEVHIKGEVIVVIPSKGKVDKVYYVLNNMTESLPFTQNSDMSEVMFKVTHFSQYALVYAKDKPAVSSVAFASTSTKKASVQLLANGQKDMKMSDKTTLDEAMADDKAMQDKGMKTEKMLPNTGIKDSTLALAGLALAAMGATAVVRKKNEG, from the coding sequence ATGAAAAGCATATTTGACCAACAAAGAAAGTATTCCATCCGTAAATTAGCGCTTGGGACTTTTTCTGTGGTTATCGGAAGTGTTGTCTTTGGTGTGAATACAGCACAAGCCGAAACACCTGCTGAACCAGGAGGGGAAGCGCTTGAAGCAAAAGTTTTAGATAAAGAATCAAGTGCAGTCACTCCTTCTACGGAAGAAAAAGGAGAAGCAACAACAGCCACTTCACAAGAAAATACTGCACCAGTAGTGGAGAAAGCAGAAGAAGCTAAGCTCGATGAAAAAGCTTCAACACCAGCTGTTGAGGAAGTCAAAGAGACTAAGGAAGTTGCACCAGTCGAAGATAAAAAAGAAGTAGCCGAAACTCCAGTCTCAAAACCAACAGACCGTGCTAGTGAAGAGCCAGTGAGAAAAACACCGACTCAGCTAGGAGCTATTACAAATGTCACTGTTAATGCTACAAATTCAAATATTTTTGATGTCACTTATGAAACCGGTCAAAAAGGACAAGTTTCTTTCTACGGGGATCATGTCGTTCGTTACCATGTCGTTCCAGGTGAGGATGAATTTTTAGAGGTGGCAACACCATCTCGTGAAGACCGTCCTGCCAATATCTTGGCGAAGAAGATTTCAGATTATACTTCTTCTGTGGCACCAAGTCTTGTCTTTAATAATGGCAACTATGAATTGAGCAATAATGCTATCGCTCTCTTCTTAGACAAGATGAGAAGTACCCTTAAGATCGTTGATAAGGCAACTGGAAAGACAGTGGTGGAAGAAGCCGCTCCGCTTGATTTGCGCTCAAGCTCTGCTACTCAGGTCTTAAAAGCTGGTGAAGATACAGAGTATTTCGGTGGTGGTACGCAAAATGGTCGCTTTACCCATAAGGGGCAAAAAATTGAGATTGCAAACACCAATAACTGGGTGGATAAAGGGGTTGCTTCTCCAAATCCATTCTACTGGACAACAGACGGCTATGGTGTGCTTCGCCATACCTTTAAACCAGGGCAATACGACTTTGAAAAAACAGAATCTGACAAGGTCATCACTAGCCACAAAGACAGCCATTTTGATGCTTTCTACTTTGTTAACAATAAACCAGCTGACATCTTGAGAGATTACTATGAATTGACTGGTAAACCCGTTGTCTTGCCACTCTTTGCGCTTTATGAAGGACACTTGAATGCCTATAACCGTGATACATGGGTGGAAGTTCCAGAAGGAACTTATGGGGCTGTTTATTTTGAAGAAAAAGGAAAATGGTATAAGGAATACCAACCAGGAAAAATTCCAACTTCTTTGGAAAACAATCCGAAATTTAAAGAAACGCTAAATGGTGCGCCGTCAGATGCAAACTATGCCTTTACCGCGCGTGCGGTGCTTGATCGTTATAAGAAACAAGATATGCCGATTGGCTGGATGTTGGTTAATGATGGCTACGGTGCAGGTTATGGACAGGCAGATACCTTAGAGGGCAATATTCAAAACCTGAAAGAATTTAGTGATTATGCTCTTGAACGTGGAATCAAGGCTGGTTTGTGGACTCAATCTGACCTGCATCCAAAAGAAGGGGTACCTCCGCTCTTGCAACGGGACCTTCCAAATGAAGTTGAAAAAGGTCTGGTTCGTGTTCTCAAAACAGATGTTGCTTGGGTAGGACCTGGCTATTCCTTTGGTTTGAACGGTATTGCAGATGCTGCTAAGATTATGACTGAAAAGGGTAACAATGCACGTCCATTCATCATTACGCTTGACGGTTGGGGAGGAACCCAACGCTACGGTGGTATCTGGACAGGAGACCAAACAGGTGGTAACTGGGAGTATATCCGTTTCCACATTCCGACCTATATCGGAACAGGGCTCTCTGGTCAGCCAAATGTCGGCTCTGACATGGATGGTATCTTTGGTGGTTTGAATAAGGTTGTCAATACCCGTGATTACCAATGGAAGACCTTTACTCCACTACAACTAAACATGGATGGTTGGGGAAGCAATCCGAAAACACCATTTGCGCTTGATACGACAACATCAGATATCAACCGTTCTTATCTCAAGATGAAATCTGCACTTGTGCCATATAGTTATAGTATTGGACACGAAGCAGCAGATGGTAAGCCAATGGTTCGGGCCATGTTCCTTGAATTCCCAGAGGAGAAAGTGAACTACTCAAACGTGGTGAAATACCAATTCATGTATGGTGAGAACTTCCTTGTGGCTCCAGTCTACAAAAATGTCCAAGGTGATGAGGCAGGAAACGACGTCAGAAACGGCATCTACCTACCAAAAGGGGCAGAGTGGATTGACTACTTTACTGGTAAAATCTACCAAGGTGGTCGCATGCTCAATAACTTTGAGACTCCGATCTGGAAATTGCCAATTTTTGTGAAAAATGGAGCAATTATCCCAGTCACCAAAGCTCATAACAACCCTACTGAGATTGATCATAGCTTACGTCAAGTAGATTTTTACCCACATGGAAATACAGAGTTTACTTTGGTAGAAGATGATGGTCTCACACAAGACTATCTCAATAATAAGGTGGCAAAAACTCATATCACAAGCTCCTTGTCTGGCACTACTGCAACCTTGACAATGGAAGTAACCAATAATAACTATGAGGGATTTGTCAAAGAAAAAGCTAGTCAATTCAATGTGAATGTATCTAGCAAACCAAGTGCTGTGAAGCTCCTTGTAGACGGTTCTGAGAAAGCGCTTACCGAAGTGCATACTTTGGCAGAATTTGAAGCAGGCAGCAACGTCTACTTCTATGATGCACGTCCAAACCTCAATAAATTCTCAACAGAGGGTGGGGCTTACCATAATCAAGAAATCGTGAAAAATCCTGTTCTTCGTGTCAAATCTGAAAAAATGGATGTGACCATGCATAAGGTTCAGGTTACAGTTGAAGGCTTTGTCATGAATGACAAGGTACCTACGCCTGAGAATGTCATTGAAAAAGCAGCACCAACGCTTAGCAATGTAGAGGACAACAATACACCAACCACTATTCCGCTTACTTGGACTGAAGTTGAAGGTGCAAAGAGCTACGATGTTGAAGTGGACGGTATCCTTTATACGAATTTGAAGGGCACTAGCTTTGTCAATGAAGATTTGGAATACAGCACGACGCATAACTATAAGGTTCGTGCGGTAACAGATGCTGGTGTCACTCCATGGTCAAATACCATTACGACTGCAACCAAAGAAGACCCATTGCGTCTAGCGGTTCGAGGAATTACGGCTACCGGTACTCACCCAGCTCATCCAGGCTATGACTTCAAGAAGTTAGTCGATTTAGATGGTAGCACTATGTACCATTCTAAATGGGGTGAAAACTCTGTCCCTGAAACCTTGACCTTTGATTTGAAAGCGTCCTATGACCTAGATAAAATCGTCTATGTTCCTCGTCAAGATGGTGGAACAAACGGTATGATTACGGATTTGACAGTCACTTACAGTGTGGATGGCGTGCATTGGAAACGTTTGGCAAATCCAGTTCATTGGGCAGTTGATAAGACTTCAAAAACGATTACTCTACCAGAAGATCTTGAAGCACGCTTTGTTCGCTTGAATGTCAGTGCAGGAGTTGGTAACTACGTTTCTGGAACAGACGTTGTCTTCTTCCAAAAAGAAGGCACTCAAAAACGGACGGTCGGAGATGTGACAGGTGATGGTGAGATTGATGAGAATGATATTACCTCATTCACCAACTATGCTGGTCTTCGCAGAGGCATTGACAGTGACTTTGAAGGTTATGTAGAAGTCGCTGACTTAAATAGCAATGATGTCATTGATGCCTATGATATCTACTATGCAACTGGTCGAATTGGTAAAGGAAACTTTAAGCCAGCTAAAAAAGCAAGCGGTCAGTTGACCTGGACTATGGATAAGGAAGCTGTTCATCAAGGAGAAGAACTTACCCTTACCCTAACTGGTCACAATCTTGCAGATGTAGAGGCGATCAACTCTAGTTTCAGAATTGATAAGAGCAAGTATGAAGTAGTGGGTGGTATTACGGTAGATTCTGAATTATCTACCATGACAAACTTCTCAAACGTACGGACACATGGTGATAAGAGTCAAGAAGCCTTTGTGATTCTTACAAATACCAAGACTGCGCCAACTATTTCTGGTACACGTACCTTAGCGACTGTTCGCTTGAAAGCTTTAGTAGATGATACACCAAACTTCACCTTTGAAAATCCAATTTTGGTCGGCAGTAACTTTGTGCCAGTTGCAGCAGAAAGTAACAGTCAGCCAGAAGCAGAAACTCGACGTCAGGTAGAAAACAGCCGCATTACAGTAACTGGAAATGATGAAGTCTACCAAAGTGGTCACGGTGTGGATAAATTGACTGACGGCAATGAAGCTACTTTGACAGAATTGAAGTGGGACTACACTCCAAATCATGTCAATGGAAAATTGCCAGACAATGTAACACTTCCGCAAGACATCACCTTTACTTTTGATGCAAACAGTCCGACTTATCTTGAGTCTATGGAAATCGTCAAGAGAACACCAGGAAATGGTACAGTGACGAAATATAAGATCGCAGCTTATAATGGTGAGAAGAAGGTCTATGAGTCAGAAGAGATGGCTGTTGACTTTGCAGCGCCGACTATCACTCATACCTTTGACAAAGTTCGCTTTGTGGATAAAGTTGTCTTGACAGTCCTTGAAGCACGGACATCTGCCACAGCTGTGAATAACCGAATGATGACGCTAAAAGAAGTCCGCTTCTTTGAAAATACAGGTGCGGTCTCTGCTACGAAGATTGCAAATGCAAATATCGCAGTATCTGGAAATACAGATGTGTATCAAGCAGGTCATGGTGTGGATAAACTAAATGATGGAGATGCCAATTCCTTGACTGAATTGAAGTGGGACTACGCTCCAAACCATGTCAATGGTAAGTTGCCAGATACGGTTACTCTTCCACAAGACATCACCTTTACCGTCAGTCAAGATCGTCCAACTTTCCTTGCAGGTCTCAAGGTCTTGAAACGGACACCAGGAAATGGAACAGTGACCAAGTACCGTGCGACTGTCTATGATGGAGACACTCAAGTTTACCAATCTGCTGTCGTAGAAGTGCCGTTTGAAGATGCAGAATCTAGCTTGGTATTTGGTAATGGCATTGTCAAAGGCGACCGAGTGGTCTTGACTGTTCTTGAAGCAAAACAAAACGCTTCTACGGTGAATAACAAGATGATGACGTTGAAAGAAGTAGAGCTCTATGAACTCTCACCTGAGTATTTGCCATCTTCTTTGACAGAACCTAAGGAAACACCTCAACCAGATGCAACAGAAACACCAGATGAGACAACTGATGGTGTACCAAAAGACATGATTGCTGAAAACTTCAAGGGTGATGAAATTCTTCGTCGTGAAGGCTTGACATTGAATGATGCAAATGGTAAACGTGTTGATTTGACAGAGGAATTACCAAAATTCAAGAATCTTGAAAATAGCACGATTCACCTAGAATTTAAGTCTGATCAAAATCCACCGACCCTCACCAGCCTCTTCTCCATCTCTAGCAGCAGTAAGGCTAATGAGTACTTGACTCTTTATGTACTAAACGGCAAGCCAGGTCTTGAAGCGCGTGGTGCAAACGGAGCACAATTCTATGGTAGCTTTGGTGATGCGACAGAAAGTATCAAACCAGGTGAGTGGAATAGCGTAACCTTGACTGTTAAACAACCAGACGGTGATACACCAGGCAAACTCAGTCTTTATGTAAACGGTATCTTGTCAAAAGAAATCACAAGCACGGATCCGATTAAATTTATCAAGGATCTGCCAGATGGTGATATTGCCCAACTTGGCTTGACCCATCGACATACGCAACGTGTTTGGGGTTCTAATACCGATGTGGATCGCTTGAGTATCTTCAACCGTGCTCTGACTCCAGAAGAAGTGGCGACTCGTTCTAGTCTCTATCTCCGTGAAGATCGTACGTCAACCCTTGCTGAAGGTGCCGTCTTGACAGACAAGGCAGACCTCTATAAGAGTGGTTTGTCAGGTCGTCATAATGCTAGAGGTACCTATGGTTATCGCATTCCAACTCTTCTTGTGACCGATAAGGGAACCTTGATCGCAGGAACGGATGATCGTCGCTTACATACCGCTGACTATGGGGATATCGCGATGGTCGTTAGACGCAGCGAAGACAAGGGTCAAACATGGGGCAAGATTATTACGATTTCAGACTTGAGAAATAACGAAAATGCAAGCAATCGCAACCAAGGTGCTCCGCTTAACATTGACATGGCATTGGTGCAAGATTCTGAAACCAAACGGATTTACTCACTCTTTGATATGTTCCCAGAAGGACGTGCGGTTCTTGGCTTGCCACAAACAAAAGAAGAAGCTTATACAGTGGTGGATGGTAAGACTTACTTGAACTTGTATAAGACAGGGGAAACTACACCTTATACCATTCGTGAAAACGGTGTCGTTTATACACCAGCTGGTGAAGCGACAGATTATCGTGTTGTGGTAGAAGGCAAAGAAGCTGCCTTTAGCGATTTGGGAGATATTTATCTTGGCGAAGAATTGCAAGGAAATGTTTACTTCCAAACAAATAAAACATCTGATTTCCGTGTGGCAAATCATAGCTACATTTGGGAATCTCATAGTGATGATGATGGTAAGACCTGGTCAAGTCCGCGTGATATTACACCGCAGATTAAGAAACCTTGGATGAATTTCTATGGCATCGGCCCAGGTACTGGTATCGTACTTCGTGAAGGAGCGCATAAGGGACGCTTGGTCATTCCGACTTACTCTACGAACTTTACTGGTGGTCTAGGTGGCTCACAATCTTCTCGTGTCATCTACTCAGACGACCACGGTATGACTTGGCAGTCAGGTGAAGCAGTCAATGATGGACGTAACTTCAATGGTACAACGCTTGATTCAAGCACCATGAATGTCGCAGCTGCACAAAATACAGAAGCGACAGTTGTTCAGTTGAACAATGGTGATTTGAAACTATTCATGCGTAATCTCACTCGTGGTGTGCAGGTCGCAACCAGCCACGACGGTGGTGAAACTTGGGAGCCAGAAGTTGAACGCATGGAAGATGTCCATGATTCTTATGTTCAATTAGCCGCTATTCATACTATGCATGAAGGCAAAGAATACGTTGTCTTGACTAATGCCAACGGTGCTGGAAACAGCAGAACTCAGGGTACCGCTCGTTTGGCGCGTGTAGAAGAAGACGGTAGTCTCACTTGGCTTCATCATAATCTCATCCAAGATGGTAAGTTTGCCTATAACTCACTTCAAGAAATTGGACCAAATGAATATGGTGTCTTGTATGAACACGCTGAGGGCAGAGAAAATGAATACACTATCAGCTTTAAGAAATTCAACTGGAACTTCTTGACAGACGGATGGGATACACATGAGAAAGATGTCTACATTGAAAAGATTACGAAGGTCAATGAAACTGTTGTAGCTCTTACTTTCAACGAGCCAGTCTTGGCAAGAAAATCTCCAGACTTGCTTCTTGAAAACGGACATCGTGCAACCTTTGTCACTCAATACAATCCAACGACATTGATCTATGCTTTGTCAGATGCAGGAGATTGGAATAGTGCGATTGACTCGAAAGTATCAGGAGAATTGGTCAATGTTAATAATGACCCAATTCGCTTGAAGACACCATTGATGAGACATCACAGTGTGGGCGATAGTGAGGTGCCAATTGTTGACAAGCCAATGCTAACAGTTCCAGAAACGCCAACTGAACCTGAGAAACATCATTCTTTAGGCAATGAGTCAGCCCCAACGGTAGAAGTGAAACCAAGTCTTGACCTACACCACAGTGTAGGCAATGAATCAGCACCGACAGTAGAAGTGAAACCAAGTCTTGATCTACACCATAGTGTAGGCAATGAGTCAGCACCGACAGTAGAAGTGAAACCAAGCCTTGAGCTACACCATAGTGTAGGCAATGAGTCAGCACCGACAGTAGAAGTGAAACCAAGCCTTGACTTACACCACAGTGTAGGCAATGAATCAGCCCCAACAGTTGAAAAACCAAGTCTTGACTTACACCACAGTGTAGGCAATGAATCAGCACCAACAGTAGCAGTTAAACCAAGCCTTGAGTTACACCATAGTGTAGGTAATGAATCAGCCCCAACAGTTTCCAAACCAAGTCTCGAATTACACCATAGTGTGGGCGCCGAGCCAGCACCAACGGTTGAAAAACCAATTCTTGAATTGCATCACAGTGTGGGCGCTGAGCCAGCTCCAACAGTTGAAAAACCAACGCTAGAGTTGCACCATAGTGTGGGAAGCGAGCCAGCTCCAACAGTTGAAAAACCAACGCTAGAGTTGCACCATAGTGTAGGAGATGAACCAGCCCCAACAGTAGCCAAACCAAGCTTAGAGTTGCACCATAGTGTGGGCGATATGCCAGCGCCAACAGTAGCCAAACCAAGCTTAGAGTTGCACCATAGTGTGGGTGATATGCCAGCGCCAACGGTTGCTAAACCAATTCTTGAATTGCACCACAGCGTAGGCGACGTTCCAGCGCCAACAGTTTCCAAACCAATACTTGAATTGCATCACAGCGTAGGTGACGAACCAGCTCCAACAGTTGAAAAACCAATTCTTGAATTGCATCACAGCGTAGGCGCCGAGCCAGCTCCAACAGTTGAAAAACCAACGTTAGAGTTGCACCATAGTGTGGGCGCTGAGCCAGCGCCAACAGTTGCTAAATCAAGCTTAGAAACACCAGAAACTCCAAGCATGGAGGACAAGATGATGGGCTTAGTTCACGAAGGCACGCAAATAAAAGTTTTAGGTATGGTGTCTAGCTTGAATGGCGCAACTAAGCTGAAAGTTCGTCCGATGACACCTGCTGGCTCAGAGAATCAAGCTTATGATTTGTATGATATTTCCCTTTACAATGATAAAGATGAAGAAGTACACATTAAGGGTGAAGTGATTGTGGTTATTCCGAGCAAGGGCAAGGTGGATAAAGTCTATTATGTACTAAATAATATGACAGAAAGCTTGCCGTTCACGCAAAATTCGGATATGAGCGAAGTCATGTTTAAAGTGACTCACTTTAGCCAGTACGCGCTTGTCTATGCCAAGGATAAACCAGCTGTTTCAAGTGTTGCGTTTGCTTCAACTTCAACCAAGAAAGCCAGTGTTCAATTACTAGCCAATGGTCAAAAAGACATGAAGATGTCTGATAAGACTACGCTTGATGAAGCAATGGCAGATGATAAGGCAATGCAAGATAAGGGTATGAAGACTGAGAAGATGTTGCCAAATACAGGCATCAAAGACTCAACTCTAGCCTTAGCAGGATTAGCTCTTGCAGCCATGGGCGCAACAGCCGTTGTTCGTAAGAAGAATGAAGGTTAA
- a CDS encoding haloacid dehalogenase-like hydrolase has protein sequence MKRLLSCYASDLQNLSKDELKQAISTSEGRTILGETVVTAAPLLEGVSNPEVMASFGADLIVLNEFDVFTTFINGFHPCENPIAEVKRLTGRPVGINLEPVDSTAQVLDEKVILSKGRQVSKESLQAAQNLGVDFLMLTGNPSTGVSLAAIKEAIALSKTYFKGLIFAGKMHGAGLSEDIFSLQTLTDFIKVGADGVLIPSPSTVPFATEEAAYQASKAVKELGGLVITTIGTSQESADEMTIRTIGLSNKRIGADIHHIGDGGYGRMPIPENILALGLAIRGRRHTYFKMSQSPLR, from the coding sequence ATGAAACGATTACTCAGCTGCTATGCCAGCGATTTGCAAAATCTATCAAAAGACGAACTCAAGCAAGCTATCTCAACCAGTGAAGGACGGACTATTTTAGGAGAAACCGTTGTTACCGCAGCTCCTCTCCTTGAAGGGGTGAGTAATCCCGAGGTCATGGCGAGCTTTGGAGCAGACCTCATCGTTCTCAATGAGTTTGACGTCTTTACCACTTTTATCAACGGCTTTCATCCCTGTGAAAATCCCATTGCAGAAGTCAAACGTTTGACTGGAAGACCTGTTGGCATTAACCTTGAGCCTGTTGATAGCACCGCTCAAGTCCTTGATGAAAAAGTCATACTCAGCAAAGGCAGACAAGTCAGCAAAGAAAGTCTTCAAGCTGCCCAAAATCTCGGAGTAGACTTCCTCATGCTGACTGGCAATCCGTCTACCGGCGTTTCCCTTGCAGCTATTAAAGAAGCTATTGCTCTTTCAAAAACCTATTTTAAAGGCTTGATTTTTGCTGGGAAAATGCATGGTGCAGGACTTTCTGAGGACATCTTCTCCCTTCAAACACTGACTGACTTTATCAAAGTAGGGGCAGATGGAGTGCTCATCCCCAGTCCATCGACCGTTCCCTTTGCGACAGAAGAAGCCGCCTATCAAGCCAGCAAAGCCGTCAAAGAACTAGGTGGACTGGTGATTACAACCATCGGTACCAGCCAAGAAAGTGCCGATGAAATGACCATCCGTACCATCGGACTTTCTAATAAACGAATCGGAGCTGACATTCATCATATCGGAGATGGCGGTTACGGTCGCATGCCGATTCCTGAAAATATTCTCGCACTGGGCCTAGCCATCCGTGGCAGACGCCATACTTATTTTAAAATGTCCCAATCTCCCTTGCGTTAA